The Nitrospinota bacterium genome segment GTTGGAGACAAGGCGCCGGACTTTTCTCTGAAAAATGCAGAAGGGAATGTTATAGGCTCCAAAGATCTTCTTGAAAAAGGCCATCTCGTCATCACCTTTTATCGAGGGAAGTGGTGAACCTACTGTAATAGAGAGCTGTCAGCTCTACAGAAAGTAGTTTCTGATATTGCGGCAGTTGGTGCAACGCTCGTTGCAATCTCACCGCAGCTCGAAAAATACAATCGTGAGATAATTGAACAACGCAAACTGACCTTTGAAGTGCTGAGTGACTCAAGAAATCAAGTTGCAAAAAAATTTGGATTGGTTTACATCCTACCAGACGATTTGCTTAAAGTTTACTTGCAGTTTGGGATTAACCTTAATACATACAACGGCG includes the following:
- a CDS encoding redoxin domain-containing protein; this encodes MAAVGATLVAISPQLEKYNREIIEQRKLTFEVLSDSRNQVAKKFGLVYILPDDLLKVYLQFGINLNTYNGDDSGTLPIPARFIIDQSSIIRAADVNPDYTVRPEPEDTVEKLKAIANGSF